Genomic window (Brevibacterium paucivorans):
GCTGCTGACTTTGGCGCAAGCTTCGCTCGGGTTGCGAACATCGAAGAGAAGTAACTTAGTTCTTCCACAGCCCGTAGGAGTCTGACAACTGCGCGATCTTCTTCGCGCGGGAGAGGCGGGGCAGGTAGGAGCCGTCGGCGATCGCGTCATCGCCGGCGGTTTCTGCTTCTTCCAGCATCTTGCGCGCCCACGTGCGGTCATCCTCACTGGGTGCCAACGCGTCGTTGATGGTCACCGCCTGTTGCGGACTCAAAATGAGCTTGCCCGTCATCCCCATCTTCAATGTCCAGCCACAGTCATGGAGCAGGGCCTTGGAGTTCGCACTCGCGGGGGAAGGGCCATCAATTGCGCCGGGCAAACCGCCCACGCGCGTGGCGACCACCAGCCGCGAACGCGCGTATGCAAGCGCCATTGGGTCATCGCCCACACCCGTGTCCTTGCGGAAGTCGTTGGTACCTAGGGCCAATCGGAACGTGCCCGGCGCCTGCGCGATGCGGGTCGCAGCCTCGATACCAATTGCTGTTTCAATGAGCGCTAGAACTGGGATGCCTGCACCGGCCCGCATCGCCGTCAGTGTGACCTGGTCCGGTTCTTCAGTGTTGGGCAACATTACCCCTTTGAGGCCCGGGAGCCCGTTGAGGGCATCCAAGTCTTTTTCCCACAGGGGCGTGTTGATCGGGTTGATGCGAACCCACCCCGCCATGTCGGTGGACAAAGCGTTGACAACGTTGTCGCGTGCTTGGTCCTTGGAGACTTCCGGGACAGCTGCTTCGAGGTCGAAGATCACCGAATCTGACTCGCTCGTCTGGGCAGTTTCAAAAGATTCGGGGCGAAGCGCGTTGACCAGGAGCCAACTCCGGGACAGTTTGGCGGGTAGTGCGGCAGCGCGTTTGTTGCGGATCGTTGTGGGCATATGAGCAGTGTATGAAACGAGCGCCCTCGAATCGACCAGTTTGTGAGATGTGTTACTGAATGGTGAGATGGAGGGGCTACTGTGAAACCTATGACTACGTTCAAGATTGCAGTAATTCCCGGCGACGGAATCGGAAAAGAAACAGTCCCTGAAGGGCTGAAAGTCCTCAAACGCGCAATTGAAGCAAGCGGCGACTCCGTTGAGCTCGACCTCAACGAGTTCGGGCCCTCTGCCGAACGCTACTTGGAAACCGGCGAAACCCTCACCGACGAAGAACTCGAACAGCTACGCACCCACGACGCCATTTTCTTTGGTGCAATCGGTGACCCGCGCGTACCTTCCGGAGTTCTTGAACGTGGCGTCATCATCAAACTGCGCTTCGAACTCGACCACGCGATCAACTTGCGCC
Coding sequences:
- a CDS encoding HpcH/HpaI aldolase/citrate lyase family protein, yielding MPTTIRNKRAAALPAKLSRSWLLVNALRPESFETAQTSESDSVIFDLEAAVPEVSKDQARDNVVNALSTDMAGWVRINPINTPLWEKDLDALNGLPGLKGVMLPNTEEPDQVTLTAMRAGAGIPVLALIETAIGIEAATRIAQAPGTFRLALGTNDFRKDTGVGDDPMALAYARSRLVVATRVGGLPGAIDGPSPASANSKALLHDCGWTLKMGMTGKLILSPQQAVTINDALAPSEDDRTWARKMLEEAETAGDDAIADGSYLPRLSRAKKIAQLSDSYGLWKN